One region of Edaphobacter bradus genomic DNA includes:
- a CDS encoding LysR family transcriptional regulator — protein sequence MLDFRIRQLQCFLTLSDLLNYGKTARALYMSQPTITFQIKSLEEAFGVKLFKRDRQQVRLTDAGVAFREYAQSIMDTVDAAQDCLSGLHTRLRLHISCGPVGQFILLPAVIRTLAADYPEFDLEVTELTTEQMMARLPEGKIDALLMVGSLPIKGMRFDPICQEPLVGIVSRLSPLATRRAISVEDLRSTPIIASRLKDCRFHQPFLHNLLAPFGITPRIIESPQSCSVQFAYAAAGEGVAISTASMATCGFPHVTVLPFAERLAEFQLGLVSMQSNESPALKVFRKVVMSCARATLAGRDKSSFFPAHAPQPAPLPFVDRCEAS from the coding sequence ATGTTGGACTTTCGAATCAGGCAATTGCAGTGTTTTTTGACGCTTTCGGATCTGCTTAACTACGGCAAGACGGCCCGCGCGCTTTACATGAGCCAACCGACGATCACCTTCCAGATCAAGTCGCTGGAAGAGGCTTTCGGCGTCAAGCTCTTCAAGCGCGACCGCCAGCAGGTGCGCCTCACCGACGCCGGCGTCGCCTTCCGCGAGTACGCCCAGAGCATCATGGACACCGTTGACGCGGCGCAGGACTGCCTCAGCGGCCTGCACACGCGGCTGCGCCTCCACATAAGCTGTGGCCCGGTTGGGCAGTTCATCCTTCTCCCCGCCGTCATTCGCACGCTCGCCGCCGATTATCCCGAGTTCGACCTCGAAGTCACCGAGCTGACCACCGAGCAGATGATGGCACGCCTGCCCGAGGGCAAGATCGATGCGCTCCTCATGGTCGGCTCGCTTCCCATTAAAGGCATGCGCTTCGACCCCATCTGCCAGGAGCCGCTGGTCGGCATCGTCTCGCGCCTAAGCCCGCTCGCCACGCGGCGCGCCATCTCGGTGGAGGACCTGCGCAGCACCCCCATCATCGCCTCGCGCCTCAAGGACTGCCGCTTTCATCAGCCCTTTCTGCACAACCTGCTTGCGCCCTTCGGCATCACGCCGCGCATCATCGAGTCGCCGCAGTCGTGCTCGGTGCAGTTCGCCTACGCCGCAGCAGGCGAGGGCGTTGCGATTTCCACCGCCTCCATGGCCACCTGCGGATTCCCGCACGTCACGGTCTTGCCCTTCGCCGAACGCCTCGCTGAGTTCCAGCTCGGGCTCGTCTCCATGCAGAGCAACGAGTCCCCTGCCCTCAAGGTCTTCCGCAAGGTCGTGATGAGCTGCGCACGCGCCACGCTCGCCGGTCGCGACAAATCCAGCTTCTTCCCCGCGCACGCGCCGCAACCCGCGCCGCTCCCCTTCGTCGACCGCTGCGAAGCCAGCTAG
- a CDS encoding Trm112 family protein produces MTPEDLSRLVCPVCHQALRLESGHVVCIGCARRYPILDGIPVLLAERAS; encoded by the coding sequence ATGACGCCGGAAGACCTTAGCCGCCTCGTCTGTCCTGTCTGCCACCAGGCTCTGCGTCTCGAGTCAGGCCACGTCGTTTGCATCGGCTGTGCGCGCCGTTATCCCATTCTCGACGGCATTCCTGTCCTCCTCGCCGAGCGAGCCAGCTAA
- a CDS encoding S1C family serine protease — translation MKLRPVLLVLLLLGGFYYVTTHVAATGSAGPWLHHAMGVSSASGAKTSTLSEPMGSLELTQADAAPAYDTEEQQNIAVYKKALPSVVNITSTAVAFDFFYGPVPQQGQGSGFILNKDGLILTNNHVIDNAQRVEVKLADKHTYKAQVLGVDKNHDLALLKITAPNLVPATLSESNGLVVGQRVYAIGNPFGLQGTMTRGIISAIRSIRGPQGNPIEDAIQTDAAINPGNSGGPLLNSKGEVIGVTTLIANNGADQSSGIGFAIPINTAKAVLDDFAKYGYVRRPSLDVVTLPIGPDIAEQIGLPADYGILIERVLPGGAAEKAGLHGGTQRAYQGNTPVMLGGDLIVGMDGQEIASPQDLSAAMNSHRAGDTVTVTIFRGQRRMDVQVKLGDAKNQQGQLGQRT, via the coding sequence ATGAAACTGCGTCCTGTTCTGCTTGTTTTGCTTCTTCTGGGTGGCTTCTACTACGTGACGACTCACGTGGCGGCGACGGGATCGGCGGGCCCGTGGCTGCATCACGCGATGGGGGTCTCGAGCGCGTCGGGTGCGAAGACTTCGACGTTGAGCGAGCCGATGGGCAGCCTTGAGCTGACGCAGGCCGATGCGGCCCCGGCGTACGACACAGAGGAGCAGCAGAACATCGCGGTCTACAAGAAGGCGCTGCCTTCGGTGGTGAACATTACCTCGACGGCGGTGGCGTTCGACTTCTTCTACGGGCCGGTTCCGCAGCAGGGCCAGGGATCGGGGTTCATCCTCAATAAGGACGGCTTGATCCTGACGAACAACCACGTCATCGACAACGCGCAGCGCGTCGAGGTGAAGCTCGCTGACAAGCACACGTACAAGGCGCAGGTCCTAGGCGTGGACAAGAACCATGACCTGGCGCTGCTGAAGATCACGGCGCCGAACCTGGTTCCGGCGACGCTGTCCGAGTCGAACGGCCTGGTGGTGGGCCAGCGCGTGTATGCGATCGGCAACCCATTCGGGCTGCAGGGAACGATGACGCGCGGCATCATCTCGGCGATCCGGTCGATCCGCGGACCACAGGGCAACCCAATCGAGGACGCGATTCAGACCGACGCAGCTATCAATCCCGGCAACTCGGGCGGTCCGCTGCTGAACTCGAAGGGCGAAGTCATCGGGGTCACGACGCTGATCGCCAACAATGGTGCCGACCAGAGCTCGGGAATCGGGTTTGCGATTCCGATCAACACCGCGAAGGCAGTGCTCGACGACTTTGCAAAGTATGGATACGTTCGGCGGCCTTCGCTCGACGTTGTGACGCTGCCGATCGGGCCGGACATCGCGGAGCAGATTGGCCTGCCGGCCGACTACGGGATTCTGATCGAGCGCGTGCTGCCGGGCGGCGCGGCGGAGAAGGCCGGCCTGCATGGCGGAACGCAGCGCGCATACCAGGGGAACACTCCGGTGATGCTGGGCGGCGACCTGATTGTGGGGATGGATGGGCAGGAGATCGCGAGCCCGCAGGACCTCTCGGCGGCGATGAACTCGCACCGCGCGGGCGATACGGTGACGGTGACGATCTTCCGCGGGCAGCGCCGCATGGACGTGCAGGTGAAGCTGGGCGACGCGAAGAATCAGCAGGGGCAGCTCGGACAGCGAACGTAG
- a CDS encoding phosphoenolpyruvate carboxylase encodes MPSLWSPSTWPQRLAELQAPTGELKEAPLRRDVRSLGMLLGEVLREQSGDSLFAAVEDLRRTAIAGREAASRGDSTAARGLLDQALARVHEHSNDLTTAYRLARAFSFYFELINLAETNHRKRRRLSTRLNQQGTPQRGELRGTLRRLREAGLDAAQTRELLSHICITPVFTAHPTEVARRSVMFKRRRISDILEQLDRIPVPEPQLESLERELTAEITSLWQTDDVRSARPTVRDEVRMALDYYETSLFDTLPVLYTEVAAALHSEYPAAGEAVILSGAKNPRISSEAPRTSPEKLQAATPSIADLPQLISFGSWIGGDRDGNPFVTPQTTREALAMAHALLLTHYRRRLQNVFEQLGSSTQQVPVSDEVDKLLKHYLSQLRAAGQSALEERFHFEYLRLLIACIMMRLGATPQSAVPLPLNPALAPYTRAADLLSDLTVLRNSLVENRGQRLAELLIDPLLVEVRTYGLHLQTLDIRQHARVHATAIDEIAGCSDPAAEPTLQLPPSLSPQTAEVLETFRTIAELKLTYPPEAIRQYIISGATSAADVLNVIRLARIGGVRVEGSLDPGDSDPGLMPVPLFESIEDLQNAPDIMRALWSSEAYQPLLASWRHNQEVMLGYSDSNKDGGMITSTWEIWKAHRALHEVASDCGVHLRLFHGRGGTVGRGGGPTHRAIYAQPVDSFTGELRLTEQGEVLNWKYSDVVLAERNLELMIAASLDALARPDAILQHQTNTANTAPSTPYSLPPTPCPHLTGEITPEWESAMEQLSTVSYDFYRKHIVDNPDTFTYFTQATPVAELEHARIGSRPAKRTGKKTMADLRAIPWVFGWMQSRQLVPAWFGVGHALQHFIQHNTPGAPSLSQLHRDKGGKESSIPATEPGLQDSSTREIPQSTNLALLQSMACGFPLFIDILRNVEMALAKSDFGIAHLYASLVEDEALRNRVFTTLEAEFDLTRRMLLAITKQKTLLETNPVLERSIRLRNPYVDPMSLIQVELIRRKRAAIAQGQPDSPELNRAISATINGISAGLRNTG; translated from the coding sequence ATGCCGTCTCTCTGGTCTCCATCCACCTGGCCGCAGCGGCTCGCGGAGCTGCAGGCGCCCACCGGCGAGCTCAAGGAAGCTCCCCTGCGTCGCGACGTCCGCTCGCTCGGGATGCTGCTCGGCGAGGTCCTGCGCGAGCAGTCCGGCGACTCCCTCTTCGCCGCCGTCGAAGACCTGCGCCGCACCGCCATCGCCGGCCGCGAAGCCGCCTCCCGCGGCGACTCCACCGCCGCACGCGGCCTCCTCGACCAGGCCCTCGCCCGCGTCCACGAGCACTCCAACGACCTCACCACGGCCTACCGGCTCGCCCGCGCCTTCAGCTTCTACTTTGAGCTCATCAACCTGGCGGAGACGAACCACCGCAAGCGCCGCCGGCTCTCCACCAGGCTCAACCAGCAGGGCACGCCCCAGCGCGGAGAGCTGCGCGGAACCCTCCGCCGTCTCCGCGAGGCTGGCCTCGACGCCGCGCAGACCCGCGAGTTGCTCTCCCACATCTGCATCACGCCGGTCTTCACCGCGCACCCCACCGAGGTCGCGCGCCGCTCCGTCATGTTCAAGCGCCGCCGCATCTCGGACATCCTCGAGCAGCTCGACCGCATCCCCGTTCCCGAGCCGCAGCTCGAATCGCTCGAGCGCGAGCTCACCGCCGAGATCACCTCACTCTGGCAGACCGACGACGTCCGCAGCGCGCGCCCCACCGTCCGCGACGAGGTCCGCATGGCCCTCGACTACTACGAGACCAGCCTCTTCGACACCCTCCCCGTCCTCTACACCGAGGTAGCCGCCGCGCTGCACTCCGAATACCCGGCCGCAGGCGAAGCTGTCATTCTGAGCGGAGCGAAGAACCCCCGCATTTCGTCCGAAGCGCCACGAACCTCTCCGGAGAAGTTACAAGCCGCCACCCCCTCCATCGCCGACCTCCCGCAACTCATCTCCTTCGGTTCCTGGATCGGAGGCGACCGTGACGGCAACCCCTTCGTCACCCCGCAGACCACGCGCGAAGCGCTCGCCATGGCCCACGCGCTCCTGCTCACGCACTACCGCCGCCGCCTGCAGAATGTGTTCGAGCAGCTCGGCAGCTCCACCCAGCAGGTCCCCGTCTCCGACGAGGTCGACAAGCTCCTCAAGCACTACCTCTCGCAGCTCCGCGCCGCCGGCCAGAGCGCCCTCGAAGAGCGCTTCCACTTCGAGTACCTGCGCCTGCTCATCGCCTGCATCATGATGCGTCTCGGAGCCACGCCGCAGAGTGCCGTGCCTCTACCGCTCAATCCCGCGCTCGCACCCTACACCCGCGCCGCCGACCTGCTCAGCGATCTCACCGTCCTGCGCAACAGCCTCGTCGAAAACCGCGGCCAGCGCCTCGCCGAGCTCCTCATCGACCCGCTGCTCGTCGAAGTCCGCACCTACGGCCTCCATCTCCAGACCCTCGACATCCGGCAGCATGCGCGCGTCCACGCCACCGCCATAGACGAGATCGCCGGCTGCTCCGACCCGGCGGCAGAGCCCACCCTCCAGCTTCCACCGTCCCTCTCCCCCCAGACCGCCGAGGTCCTCGAGACCTTCCGCACCATCGCAGAGCTCAAGCTCACGTACCCTCCCGAGGCCATCCGCCAGTACATCATCAGCGGAGCCACCAGCGCCGCCGACGTCCTCAACGTCATCCGCCTCGCGCGCATCGGCGGCGTCCGCGTCGAAGGCTCCCTCGACCCCGGAGACTCCGACCCCGGCCTCATGCCCGTCCCTCTCTTCGAGTCGATCGAAGACCTGCAGAACGCACCCGACATCATGCGCGCGCTCTGGTCCAGCGAGGCCTACCAGCCCCTGCTCGCCAGCTGGCGCCACAACCAGGAGGTCATGCTCGGCTACTCCGACTCCAATAAAGACGGCGGCATGATCACCAGCACCTGGGAGATCTGGAAGGCGCACCGCGCGCTGCACGAGGTCGCGTCTGACTGCGGCGTGCACCTTCGCCTCTTCCACGGCCGCGGAGGAACCGTCGGCCGCGGCGGCGGGCCCACCCACCGCGCCATCTACGCCCAGCCCGTCGACAGCTTCACCGGCGAGCTCCGCCTCACCGAGCAGGGCGAGGTCCTCAACTGGAAATACTCCGACGTCGTCCTCGCCGAGCGCAATCTGGAGCTGATGATTGCCGCCTCACTCGACGCGCTCGCCCGCCCCGACGCCATCCTCCAGCACCAGACCAACACAGCCAACACAGCGCCTTCTACCCCCTACTCCCTACCCCCTACCCCCTGCCCTCATCTCACCGGCGAGATCACCCCCGAATGGGAATCCGCCATGGAGCAGCTCTCCACCGTCTCCTACGACTTCTACCGCAAGCACATCGTCGACAACCCCGACACCTTCACCTACTTCACGCAGGCCACTCCCGTCGCCGAGCTCGAACACGCCCGAATCGGTTCCCGCCCCGCCAAGCGCACCGGCAAGAAGACCATGGCCGACCTCCGCGCCATCCCCTGGGTCTTCGGCTGGATGCAGTCGCGCCAGCTAGTCCCCGCATGGTTCGGCGTAGGCCACGCCCTTCAGCATTTCATCCAGCACAACACCCCGGGTGCCCCATCCTTGTCGCAGCTTCACCGCGACAAGGGTGGGAAAGAATCCAGCATCCCAGCCACCGAACCGGGTTTGCAGGATTCATCCACACGAGAGATTCCCCAATCCACCAATCTCGCACTCCTCCAATCCATGGCCTGTGGCTTCCCGCTCTTCATCGACATCCTCCGCAACGTCGAGATGGCGCTCGCCAAATCCGACTTCGGCATCGCCCACCTCTACGCCTCGCTGGTCGAGGATGAAGCCCTCCGCAACCGCGTCTTCACCACCCTCGAAGCCGAGTTCGACCTCACCCGCCGCATGCTCCTCGCCATCACCAAACAAAAGACGCTGCTCGAGACCAACCCCGTCCTCGAGCGCTCGA
- a CDS encoding bifunctional 5,10-methylenetetrahydrofolate dehydrogenase/5,10-methenyltetrahydrofolate cyclohydrolase, translated as MKNVPRLLDGVAIASAIKAEVALEVKELAGKGVVPGLAVILVGHVPASEIYVRSKVKTCGELGIYSEMLTPPESITTDEMLALVAELNARPEIDGILIQLPLPKHVDTKRLLEAVSPDKDVDGFHPVNAGRLQAGQPGLAPCTPAGIIEILKRSNLPIAGQNAVVVGRSDIVGKPAAMMLLNASATVTVCHSKTRDLPKITREADLLVAAIGRAGFVTPEMVKPGATLIDVGINRVTDAAEVKEFFDSDPAREATFAKRGSVVVGDIHPKAFEIAGAYTPVPGGVGALTIAMLMHNTVKAAKLRRGIAMEK; from the coding sequence ATGAAGAATGTTCCGCGCTTGTTAGATGGTGTTGCGATTGCCTCGGCGATCAAGGCCGAGGTGGCCCTTGAGGTGAAGGAGCTGGCGGGCAAGGGAGTTGTTCCCGGGCTGGCTGTGATTCTGGTGGGGCATGTTCCCGCGTCGGAGATTTACGTTCGCAGCAAGGTGAAGACCTGCGGCGAGCTGGGAATCTACAGCGAGATGCTGACTCCGCCGGAGAGCATCACGACCGACGAGATGCTGGCGCTGGTGGCAGAGCTGAATGCGAGGCCGGAGATTGACGGCATCCTCATCCAGCTTCCGCTGCCGAAGCATGTGGACACGAAGCGGCTGCTGGAGGCTGTCTCGCCCGATAAGGATGTGGACGGCTTCCACCCGGTGAACGCGGGAAGGCTGCAGGCCGGGCAGCCGGGGCTGGCTCCATGCACGCCGGCGGGGATCATCGAGATTCTGAAGCGAAGCAATCTGCCGATTGCAGGGCAGAACGCGGTGGTCGTGGGGCGGTCGGACATTGTGGGCAAGCCGGCGGCGATGATGCTGCTGAACGCTTCGGCGACGGTGACGGTCTGCCACAGCAAGACGCGCGATCTGCCGAAGATCACCCGCGAGGCAGACTTGCTCGTGGCGGCGATCGGCCGCGCGGGCTTCGTGACTCCGGAGATGGTGAAGCCGGGCGCGACGCTGATCGACGTGGGGATCAACCGCGTGACCGATGCTGCGGAGGTGAAGGAGTTCTTCGACAGTGATCCGGCGCGTGAGGCGACATTTGCAAAGCGCGGCTCGGTGGTCGTGGGAGATATTCATCCGAAGGCGTTTGAGATTGCGGGCGCATACACGCCGGTTCCGGGTGGCGTGGGCGCGCTGACGATTGCCATGCTGATGCACAACACGGTGAAGGCGGCGAAGCTGCGCCGCGGCATCGCGATGGAGAAGTAG
- the coaE gene encoding dephospho-CoA kinase (Dephospho-CoA kinase (CoaE) performs the final step in coenzyme A biosynthesis.), translating to MLRVGLTGGLGSGKSTAARLFAARGAHVLAADEIGREMMRPGEAVYKAIVEHFGKSVVAESGELDRKALARISFEEGRVEELNAIVHPAVIARQAKMAREIGAKEPAAVVIVESALVFETKHGDAEGETGEPWRSRFDCIILVTASEAVKVGRYVQRVGGDALSPERRAEFEAEARQRLARQIPDEEKIPLSDFVLENDGPAEDLELQIEQLWPVLRFAAEAGHLREAGFGPVSN from the coding sequence ATGCTGCGCGTCGGGCTCACGGGCGGGCTGGGCAGCGGGAAGTCGACGGCTGCTCGCCTGTTTGCTGCGCGCGGGGCGCATGTGCTGGCAGCCGATGAGATCGGCCGTGAGATGATGCGGCCGGGCGAGGCGGTCTACAAGGCCATCGTCGAGCACTTCGGCAAGAGCGTGGTTGCGGAGAGCGGAGAGCTGGATCGCAAGGCGCTGGCGCGGATCTCCTTTGAGGAGGGCCGCGTCGAGGAGCTGAACGCGATTGTGCATCCGGCGGTGATTGCGCGGCAGGCGAAGATGGCGCGGGAGATCGGTGCGAAGGAGCCGGCGGCGGTGGTGATAGTGGAGTCGGCGCTGGTGTTCGAGACAAAGCATGGCGATGCCGAGGGCGAGACGGGAGAACCGTGGCGGAGCCGGTTCGATTGCATCATCCTCGTGACGGCATCGGAGGCGGTGAAGGTCGGGCGCTATGTGCAGCGCGTCGGCGGGGATGCACTGAGTCCGGAGCGTCGCGCCGAGTTTGAGGCCGAAGCGCGGCAGCGGCTGGCGCGGCAGATTCCCGATGAAGAGAAGATTCCGCTCTCGGACTTTGTGTTGGAGAACGACGGGCCGGCGGAGGACCTGGAGTTGCAGATAGAGCAGTTATGGCCGGTGCTGCGGTTTGCGGCCGAGGCCGGACATCTCCGAGAGGCCGGATTTGGGCCAGTCTCGAACTGA
- a CDS encoding PKD domain-containing protein, with protein sequence MQRGAFSVRGLLPFVAASLRLVAMAALLPQEIAAQALPAEISTTHFLITVNGQPVDVAHAAANYYFVNFDVAKSTQISITAETDDYWARGVEVQPWRLGIRPARKGKTITFRLDHPAKLSITRPGDYLDGAEMLFLFANKPETNPPAAAAPGLRYYGPGLHHENIDAKSGDNIYLAPGAVILGSLNLWGVENVRVFGRGIILYDGPQKPDDDDGWIHLPNWHAIVMDNAHHISIEGITCVVRSRTWMIQMKDSRDILFDNVKVVGGSTSNANQDGMDWLGGGDTIVSDSFFRAADDVFAMQGNWEGYSPEAMSIPGHLVSNILIEDSVLSTSISNVVRAAWPHKSFESHTFEMRNTDVLHMGLGGCGVPFALLEIWADPGGTGHPSGFTFNNIRMDDWYSLVQLHQPSPSISDVYLRDIFALESPSLVPSVFKGSVSGVTFDNVTLANKLVEKAEDVPLELESGASAPTFNKVKGPHAAFIYSRGLIAPHRAVHFDASTSRAGDAKIVSYLWSFGDGTHARGRSVKHAFPDDEGTLLDRSGRFRVLLETIDENGRVSWAYEPIVVADSLQHAAAVVKTEPGLSYSYFEGAQLTLANLVQKSEVYLGFSDQLSTTMRHRAGDYGLVFEGFLDVPADGGYTFTLLSNDAGSIKIDSAPVATSPAPWPQVCGSEGNAVQPTKGSIALRAGKHRIHVAMTHSTGEDGFAVLWQGPGIELAPIPATALSHSAIR encoded by the coding sequence GTGCAGCGCGGCGCATTCTCGGTCAGAGGGCTCCTTCCCTTCGTCGCAGCATCGCTCCGGCTTGTCGCAATGGCCGCGCTTCTGCCACAGGAAATCGCCGCTCAGGCATTGCCCGCGGAGATCTCTACGACGCACTTCCTCATCACAGTCAACGGTCAGCCGGTTGACGTTGCGCACGCCGCGGCGAACTACTACTTCGTGAACTTCGACGTAGCGAAATCCACGCAGATCTCCATCACGGCGGAGACAGACGACTACTGGGCGCGCGGCGTTGAGGTGCAGCCCTGGCGGCTCGGCATCCGTCCGGCGCGCAAGGGGAAGACCATCACGTTCCGGCTCGATCACCCGGCCAAGCTCTCCATCACGCGGCCCGGCGACTACCTCGACGGCGCGGAGATGCTCTTCCTCTTCGCCAACAAGCCGGAGACGAACCCGCCCGCTGCCGCCGCGCCGGGGCTGCGCTACTACGGGCCGGGACTGCACCATGAGAACATCGACGCGAAGAGCGGCGACAACATCTACCTCGCCCCGGGCGCCGTCATCCTCGGCAGCCTCAACCTGTGGGGTGTCGAGAACGTCCGCGTCTTCGGTCGCGGCATCATCCTATACGACGGCCCCCAGAAACCGGACGACGACGATGGCTGGATTCACCTGCCCAACTGGCACGCCATCGTGATGGACAACGCGCACCACATCTCCATCGAGGGCATTACCTGCGTCGTGCGCAGCCGCACCTGGATGATCCAGATGAAGGACTCGCGCGACATTCTCTTCGACAACGTCAAGGTCGTCGGCGGCAGCACGAGCAACGCCAACCAGGACGGCATGGACTGGCTCGGCGGAGGCGACACCATCGTCAGCGACAGCTTCTTCCGCGCCGCCGACGACGTCTTCGCGATGCAGGGCAACTGGGAGGGCTACAGCCCCGAAGCCATGTCCATCCCCGGACACCTGGTCAGCAACATCCTCATCGAAGACAGCGTGCTCTCCACCAGCATCTCGAACGTCGTGCGCGCAGCGTGGCCGCACAAGAGCTTCGAAAGCCACACCTTTGAGATGCGCAACACAGACGTGCTCCACATGGGCCTCGGCGGCTGCGGGGTGCCGTTCGCGCTGCTGGAGATCTGGGCCGACCCCGGAGGCACAGGGCACCCCTCGGGCTTCACGTTCAACAACATCCGCATGGACGACTGGTACTCGCTGGTGCAACTCCACCAGCCTTCGCCCTCGATCAGCGACGTCTACCTCCGCGACATCTTTGCGCTCGAATCGCCCTCGCTCGTTCCGTCCGTCTTCAAGGGCAGCGTGTCAGGCGTCACCTTCGACAACGTAACGCTCGCGAACAAACTCGTCGAGAAGGCTGAGGACGTTCCGCTGGAGCTCGAGTCCGGAGCTTCGGCTCCAACCTTCAACAAAGTGAAGGGCCCGCACGCCGCCTTCATTTACTCGCGTGGGCTCATCGCTCCGCATCGCGCCGTGCACTTCGACGCAAGTACATCGCGGGCCGGCGACGCGAAGATCGTCTCCTACCTCTGGAGCTTCGGCGATGGAACGCACGCCCGCGGCAGAAGCGTAAAGCATGCATTCCCAGACGACGAAGGAACCCTCCTGGATCGCTCCGGGCGCTTCCGCGTTTTGCTTGAGACCATTGACGAGAACGGCCGCGTGAGCTGGGCCTACGAGCCCATCGTCGTCGCAGACTCGCTGCAACACGCTGCCGCAGTTGTGAAGACCGAACCCGGCCTGAGCTACAGCTACTTCGAGGGCGCACAGCTCACGCTTGCAAATCTCGTGCAGAAAAGCGAAGTCTACTTAGGCTTCAGCGATCAGTTGAGCACCACCATGCGCCACCGCGCCGGGGACTACGGTTTAGTGTTCGAGGGCTTCCTCGATGTGCCCGCCGACGGTGGGTACACCTTCACGCTGCTCTCGAACGATGCAGGCAGCATCAAGATCGACTCCGCTCCCGTCGCGACGAGCCCCGCGCCGTGGCCGCAGGTCTGCGGCTCGGAGGGCAACGCGGTTCAGCCGACAAAAGGAAGCATCGCTCTGCGTGCAGGCAAACATCGCATTCACGTTGCGATGACGCACAGCACGGGAGAGGACGGCTTCGCTGTGCTGTGGCAGGGGCCGGGGATCGAGCTCGCGCCGATTCCGGCCACCGCGCTCTCGCACAGTGCTATCCGCTAA